Below is a genomic region from Gillisia sp. Hel_I_86.
GCATGTTCAAAGCCGGTGAGCGATATGGGCTGGAGGCCTCATAGTGAGCATGTTGGGCAAACAGGGAAGCCTGTTGCATCAAACTTATATATAGCAATTGGAATTTCCGGTGCCATCCAACATTTGGCAGGGATTAACGCTTCTAAAGTAAAAGTTGTTATCAATAATGATCCAGAAGCGCCATTTTTTAAGGCAGCAGATTACGGAGTTGTTGGTGATGCCTTTGAAATTGTACCGAAGTTAAATGAAAAACTAAAAGAATTTAAAGCTAAAAACGCATAATTTATTTAACTTGCGAGCATTGAAAGGGCTTTCTAAATCTGGTATTGTGTCCTTATTTAGAAAGCCCTTTTTAATTATTGGTATATGAGCCTAATACGCCTTAATATAAAAGGAATATCTTATAGTCAAACCCAAAACGGCGCCTACGCACTTATTTTAAGTGAAGTGGGCGGGGACAGAAAACTCCCAATCGTTATTGGAGCCTTTGAGGCACAGTCTATAGCCATTGCGCTAGAAAAGGAAATTAAACCTCCGCGCCCTCTTACTCACGATCTATTCAAGAATTTTTGCGACAGATATGCCATCACTATTAAACAAGTGATCATTCACAAATTGGTGGATGGGGTGTTTTATTCGAGCTTAATTTGCGAAAGGGAGAAAGTGGAAGAAGTGATAGATGCCCGTACGAGCGATGCTATTGCCTTGGCTCTGCGCTTTAACGCACCTATTTTTACATACAAGAACATCCTGGATAAAGCAGGAATATTTTTGAAAGGAGAATCCGGATCCTTAACTCCATCTACCGCAAAGGAGCAAGCGCAGGTAGATGATATACTTGCAGAAAATATTGAACCCGAGGGGACAGATTATAAGAAAGTGTCTTTGGTAGAACTTGAAGATCTGCTCACTCAAGCAGTTAAAAATGAAGATTATGAAAAGGCAGCAAGAATTAGGGACGAGATTTCCAAAAGAAAATAAGTAGTTATTTATGAAGAAATACTGGTGTTGCCTGTTCTTTGTTTTATTCGGAATTATTACCGCCCATTCCCAAACAATTTCTAAATCTTGGACTTTTCAGTCGGCAAAAGATACAACTCAAGCCCTGTCTGGATTCAATACAGAAGATAAAATGACCTTGGAAGATGGTCGTTTTACCATTAATTCTGAAGAAGGGGTAAAAGCTCAGGGAGATTATCTATATCAGAACAATCTTTTGGTGTTTTTTTACAATCAACCTACAGGAGATTCCATAAAAAAATTCAGAATAGCAGAATTAACTCAAGAATCCCTACAGTTATCAGATAATTCAAATACCTATACATTTAGTGAAACCCCTTTGTTGATAGAAGAGGTAATCCCTGTAAATACAGATAAACAGATGATTCCTAGTGCGGGAATCTCTTTTAATAGTGTCGCTAGAGGTGTTTTAGGGATGGTTTCCTTATTGCTAATTGCTTTCTTGTTCAGTAGCAGTCGAAGAGCCATTAACTGGAAAACAGTGGCAATAGGATTAGCTGCCCAGTTATTATTGGCTATTGGGGTTCTAAAAATCACATTTGTAAAAAATATATTCGAATTTGTTGGGGGAATTTTCGTGCTGATTCTGGACTTTACAAGAGCAGGAAGTGAGTTTTTACTTGGTGGAATGATGGATGTAGACAGTTTTGGATTCATATTTTTATTTCAGGTATTGCCTACTATTATCTTTTTTTCGGCATTAACTTCTGTATTGTTTTACCTTGGGATTATTCAAATTGTGGTAAAAGGAATGGCTAAGGTTTTAACGAGGATCATGGGAATTTCTGGAGCTGAAAGTTTAAGTGTTGCCGGAAATATTTTTTTGGGACAAACAGAAGCCCCTTTGATGATAAAAGCCTATTTGGAACGCATGAACCGTTCTGAAATGCTGCTGGTCATGATAGGGGGAATGGCTACGGTTGCCGGGGGTGTGCTTGCTGCGTACATAGGCTTTCTTGGAGGTGACGATCCAGAACTCAGGCTTCAATTTGCTAAGCATTTACTCGCAGCCTCTGTAATGGCAGCGCCGGGAGCCATTGTAATTTCTAAAATATTATATCCACAAGTGGAAGCCATTAATACGAATGTTGAGGTTTCTTCAGAAAAAATTGGATCAAATATATTGGATGCCATTGCTAATGGCACCACAGAAGGTTTAAAATTGGCGGCCAATGTTGCAGCGATGTTGTTGGTATTTATCGCATTTATCGCAATGATCAATTACTTGCTTGGATGGCTTGGCGGTATTACTTCACTTAACACTTTAATGGCAGACCATACTCCTTATGATAAGTTCTCGTTAGAATCTATTCTTGGGACTGTATTTGCACCTTTAATGTGGCTTATTGGGGTCGCAAAGGAAGATATGATGCTTATGGGGCAATTGCTTGGAATTAAGCTCGTGGCCAGTGAATTTGTAGGCTATATTCAATTAGCAGATCTTAAGAACCCAATGAATGCACTTAGTCTTAATTACGAAAAATCGGTGATCATGGCTACGTATATGCTTTGTGGATTTGCCAATTTTGCATCCATTGGAATCCAAATAGGGGGGATTGGTTCTCTAGCGCCAGGGCAGCGAAAAGTGCTTTCAGAATTTGGAATGAAAGCTCTTTTGGGAGGAACTATCGCTTCGCTTTTATCTGCTACTATCGCTGGGATGATCATAGGGTAGGCAGCATAATTAAATAAACTCATAGAGGTCAGCAGAAGACTACATACGAATTTTATTGTTGATTTTTAAACAGTTAATACATCTCGTTTTGTCTGTTCGAGATCCGTGATAAAAAAATTATCCAGCGTAGGAAATTGACGTGTTTTTTATATAAGCTGATGGGATGCTGAAACAAGTTCAGCATGACGACAATTCCGTATCGTCACCCTGAACTGGTTTCAGGGTCTTGGATTCACAAATAAATAAAAACACGTCAATGGTAGCGCAGTCGAGAACTTTTTAGCTCAAAAAGGCGGTTTCGACTCCGCTCAACCTGACATTCCTATTACAAATTATAATTTTGATATGGACATAACTACTAATCTCTATAAATTTATTCTTCCAGTAGAAAAAAGTCTTGGTTCTAGTATCGAGAAAATATACTGGTATAAAATCTCACAATAAATAGAGATTGCCGTAAGCTTTGCTTATCGATTTTTATAAGGTAAATCCTATTAATAGACTGGGCAGCGCTAGTTTAAGTAATCTTTTAATACTGAATTAGATATCTTATTAGAATGGATCAATCACAAAAAATAAGAAAATATCAGGGTGAAGATGCTAAATGGCCATACGAGATTCCTTTGACAGGATGGATAGATATTATCAAGCGTAGTTTCCATGAAATGAAAGCCGATAATGTTCAGATCGTTGCTGCAGGAGTTGCTTTCTATTTCTTTTTGTCCATTTTTCCCACTATAATTGCGGCAATCTCAGTGTATAGTTTAGTTCTAGAGCCGGATCAAATTCGAGAGCAGATTTCAAAGTTGAGTCTCATTTTACCAGAGCAGTCCTTTGAAATGATAAAGGATTTTTTAGAACCCATTATTGAGAAGTCTAAAAAAGAATTCGGTTGGGGACTGGCGATAAGTGTGCTGGTGAGTATTTGGAGTGCCAATCAAGGTACAAGTGCTCTCCTGACTTCCGCACTCAATTTTCTTAAAAAACATAAAGCATTGGAATCAATTGTTTTGTTGCCTACTGATACTGGTTGAGGGGGTTAATTTGATTATTACCTTTGATTTATGTTTGTCCGTAAATTAAACTCAAAGAATTCTAAAACCTATATTCAGGCTGTCAAGGACAAAATAGGGCCCCTTGATTTAAACCATGGAAAGAGCACTGTCATCAAGAAAGGGGATCTAAAGCTCATTGTTGCCTACTCTGAACGGGCCAAAAAAGACCGCTACAATCGCGAAAAAGGCCTTAGAAGACTGGAAAAAAATATCCGTAGAGGGAAGCCAACCAAATCCCATATCAATAATAGAGGCTATCACAAATTCCTGAAACTAGAAGGAGGGATAAGTGTGGCTATTGATCATGAGAAGCTCAAACAGGATGCCAAGTGGGACGGGCTTAAAGGGTACTTGGCCAATACCGGCCTATCCAAAGATCAAATCATTGAAAATCACCAACACCTTTGGCAAATGGAATATGCCTTTAGGATTGCCAACACAGATTTAAAGATCCGGTGCATTTACCATAGATTGCAAAGACGCATAGAAGCACATATATGTATATCATTTGTTGCCTATAAAGTATTCAAAGAACTGGAGCGGCAGCTCAAGGCCAAAAAAGGCAAAATAAGTGCGAACGAAGCAATTGAAATTGCTGAGAATGTCATGGAAGTGGAAGTAAAATCACCCCAGAGCGAAAATATCAAGAAAAAAACACTGCTATTAACAGGGGAACAGAAATACTTAAACTCACTTTTTGATTTTGGGTGTTAAAATGCGGAAGTCAGGAGCATAAATCCGGAACATTTATCACAGGATATAAAACCTTTAAACCTGAGTTCGACCTAAGGACTTAGCAGAATAATGCAAGTTGACTACCCACATGAGGTTGTTCTTCAAACTTTATTCCTGGTTTTTTCTCTTGGAAGGAGTAGGCGATCAGGCTGGCCACCAGATTGGTTATAAAATTCCCAAAGCTTCTGTGCCTTGAATGCTCGGCATGGCAAATATTCTTGAGCTGATCGTTTATCGTCCCTATTACCGAACGTTTTCCCAGCAATATCTTGTCCCTCATTGTCATCAGTACGTTTTTCATATTATTGCGTATCCCGGTGACCAGGTGCAGCCCGTCATCAAACAGCATCGCTGCAAGATTCTTTGATATATATCCTTTATCTGCATATAGGCTTCCAAATACCTCCTTCAATATGTTCCCTTCTTTAAGAGGTTCCCTGTCGTCCACATTTCCCTGGGTGATAACGAAATTCAGGATTTCCCCCTTATCGTTCACAATGATATGGAGCTTGAAACCGTGGAACCAGCCAACTGTGGACTTTGCGGTGGTTGCTATCCCCTCAAAGACTTTGTTGGAACCAATGCGCTTGTTCTTGCAGACCCTAACGGGGGTGGAATCGATAAAGGAGATCCCCGTGCACTCTCCCAGGCAACAGGTCTTCATAAATAGAACAAGTGGTAGCATATTGGCCTGCATCAATTCAGTAAAACGATTATAGGAAACAGTATCAGGAAATTCGGCTTTCACATGCTTTTGAACGTAAAAAAGATAAAAGTGTTTGAAGGTCCTGTGTCCACTGAGTTGAAAGATGACCGTAATGGTGAGGATCTCGCCCATCGACATCGTGAAGGTCCTTTTTCTGCGTTTTTTGCCGTCCTCCAGAAGTTTTTGTGTAAAAGCAGGTTCACAAACCTTACAGAACTCATCGATGTCAAAGAAAATTCCAGTAACTTTATCATTAGAAATCATGGCGGGAATTTTAGTTGAATATTTGGTTTTTAGATACTTGAATATACTAGATTTCCGCTTTTCTATTGCCCAAAAAACACAGTAATAAATGATCTTCTTACATCGAACTCAGGTTTTAAATTAAAATTGATTGGAATGCCGTTCCAGATCTCCAAAATTCAGATAGATAATGAGGAAATAGCATTTGAGGCGGTAAAGGTAAATGGGGACAACACCTTAATTGTGGACAAAGATTTCACTGAGTTGCACATAATGGAATAGTGCTGATTTAACTCTTGAATGTTTTAAATCAAGAATTCCTCTTCAAGTTTGCTCGGCGGGCTTTATTGGTTCAATTCAATTTGGGATTTTTACTAAATTATGAAGGGGAGTTATTACAGTATTGGTTATAAACTTTAGGACTGTTCTATTTAGTTTTTAAAAGTTAGCATAAACGTAGTTCCAATATTCACTTTACTGGTTACTGCTATTTTACCGCCTAAACTTTCCAGATGGCTTTTAACCAGATAAAGTCCTATTCCTTTGCTATCGCTATTGTCATGAAAACTTTGGTGCAGTTCAAAGATAGACCCTCCCACTTTTTCCATATCAAAACCAATTCCGTTATCTGAAAACCGCAATTGAACCCCATTACTCACCTTTATTGTCTTTACAGAAATCTCTGGGCATACTCTAGGATTGGAATATTTAATTGAATTAGATATAAGGTTGAGCAGAATACTCTGTAAGTAAAAAGAGCTAAAACTCACCTCTGGAGCTTCAGAGAAATCTACATTGATTTTAGTATTCGATTTTTGGATCAAGGTATTTATCGAATTAACAACCACATTAAGGGTGTTTTCTAAATTCAAATCTTCCAACTGGATATTTATTTTTTTCTCCTGACTAACGGCATCTACATATTTATTTAGCGTATTCTTCATCTGTATAGTAGAAGAATTTAGCAATTCTATATATTCCAGGGTTTGTTCATCATCGATCTTAGAAAGGTCCAGCAAGTTGAAAATAGACAGAAGGTTGTTGACTGGGGATCTTAGATCATGAGAGGTGGAATAAGTGAATTTTTTAAGATCGGCATTTAATTTGGCAAGATCTATCAGCAATAAATTTCGCTCCTCTTCCAGTTTTTTAACATGAGTGATATCCTTTGCTATGGCATATATTAACTGGCTTTCAGGTTCAGAGACCGAAGTCCACGAGAGCCATATAATTTCACCATTTTTTGTGAGATACCTGTTCTCAAAACTTAATACAGGATTTTTCTCTTTAAGGTTATCCCTGAAGCGGCTTGTGTTTAATTTATCTTCGCTATAAATAAAATTGCTGACAGGACTATTGATTAGTTCATCCATACTATATCCAAGCAAATTGGAAAAAGCTGGATTCACTTTCTTTAAAATTCCATTGTAATCTGCAATACAAACAACATTTGGCGTTAAATTAAAAAACTGCTCAAGGTTAAAGTGTATTTCAGTTTCTAGATTTGAATTGATCGGGTTGCTAGCACTTGGCATAAGTAGGAAAATTATAATTTAACTTAATACATAGCAAGTTAATTTAATTATTGATTTGGGCAATACATTGAGGAGCAACCTATTTATTGGTCTCAAAAAGTAGTTAAAACTATGCACTTTAGTACATTTCGCTTTAGCTTCTAAAAAGACCTATCTTTGGGTTTATGCCAGATCAGAGAACAAATGGCCATAGCGTTTCAAGATTAACTGCCTATATAGTTTGGAGTACCAAGTACCGCTACGATGTTCTAGGGGATATTCAAATACGGTGCAGGACGTTGTTGCTAGAGATATGTGAATCGGAAGATGTATTGATATTGAAAGGGGTAGTTTCACAAGACCACGTTCACATGCATGTAGAATATCGCCCATCACTATCGATGAGCACTCTTGTAAAGCGAATGAAAGGACGCAGTTCACGAAAGCTACAGCAGGAATTCCCAGAGTTAAAAAAACGATATTGGGGCAGGCATTTTTGGGGGATAGGCTATGGGTGCTGGAGCACTGGGAATATTACAGATGAGATGGTCAATGAATATTTGGAGCACCATCGAAAACCCAACGATGGGGATGGCACCAATTTTATAATTGAGAAATAGCCGCATGTGTGACTTTAGTCACGAGCCGAAACTATGGACTTGTAGTCCATAGTGGTTCATTGACCACGATCATAGTGATGCTGGTGGCATTCCAGAGGTGACCACAAATAGGATGCTGAGCAGGTTGTTTTTGTGTTGAATTTCTACTGAAGCAAAGCTTCATCAAAAATTCAACACGTTAAAATTTTATAAGAATGAAATAAGAGAAATTTAAATATTAAATTTGAGAGAGAGAGAAGATTATTGCTTTTCATAGGAACCCATGTTGTAAACTGGAAAAACTCCAGCAATATTGTTTTGACAACCTAAACCAACTAGCTCAATTTTTATTTTAATTGGAGATTTACATAAAATTTCACAGTCGTTTAGAAGGTATTTTTCAGAACTACTTTAAAAATAATCATTCTCTTTAATTACAATTTTCAGCTCCAAAGAGGAGTCGGTTTTTCTAGATAAATATTCTTACATTTTTAATTTTTCCTTTTCGCTATTCCAATTTTTTTAGTTGTTCAAGTGCTTGCTCATTTTCAGGGTTTAGTTCTAAACTTTTTTTGTAATTTTTAATTGCTTCCTCATTCTGTCCTGCCTGTACCTGAAAGTCCGCTAAAAAACTATAAGGATACCATTGGTCAGGGTATGCTTGAACCATAAGTTTTAAAAGGTCAATTGCTTTATCAGTCTGACCTTGTGTTGCATACTTTTCCGCATACTCGAAAGTATTTCTATCAATAATGTTATTACCAAGTTCAGTAAGTTTTTTACTCGCCTTCTCAAAACCTTGTTCATTGTAGGTTTTTATAACTTGTTCTGTATTTAAAAACTGTTCTATTTCTGGTGTGTTACCAAAAAACACTTTTCTAATATGCGTTCTCACTTGAGCCCAACCATCATTAGGACTTCTGTTAGACATTGTAATAATGATTAGAGGTTCTCCAACTACCATATCTAATTCTCCCGAAATTCCAGGTGCTCCGCCATTGTGTCCATATATTTTGGTTCCATTTAAATCTCTCAAACTCATTCCATATCCGTAATTATTGTTAAAATTGTTCGTAATCATTGATGAAAATGACTCTTTATTTACAAGTTCAGAATTTTGAAAGGCAAGTGCGAATTTTTGTAAATCTTCGACGGTTGAATTGCCACCACCTGCCGAACTTAACAAAGGTCCTGTAGATGGCATATTTGCTGGTGTGAATACGTTTTTGGTCAAATAGGCACTATAGTTTTTACCTGTAATTTTTTCTATGATTAGACCTAAAACAATATAACCTGCATTGCTGTATCTCATTCTTTCTCCGGGTTTAAATTCTAATGGGTCATTTATAAAAAAAGGTAAAAAGTCTGCTAAATTTTTAATAGAATCTTTGTTTTCATCGAATTCAGGACTGAAAAAATCTCCTAAACCTGATGTATGGGTCAACAATTGTTGAATGGTAATACTTTTAGCTTCGTCATTTGGGTAATCAGGTAATAGCTCTCCAATTGTTTTGTCAAGTGTAATTTTATCTTTTTCATTTAATTGCATTATTGAAACTGCCGTGAACATTTTCCCCATTGAAGCCAAATCATATTTTGTGTTTAGCGCATTAGTTTCTTTGTTTGATTCATTAAATCCGTAGGCTTTTTGGATTAATATGTTTTTACCGTCTGCAATTAAAATTGTTCCATTAAAATTTTTTCCCAACTCGGTGCTATCTAAAAGCACTTTTACTTCTTTTACTTTTTCTGAATATTTGGAATTTGTATTGACTGTTGTTTTACAGGAATATAAAATCCCAACACATAGAAATGCAATGATTATGTTTTTCATTTTGATGTATTTAAAATTATTTTATTTAGTGTATTTAAAAGGTCTTCTTTTTCTTGTTCGTTTAAGTTTTCCGAAGCTGTTTCTCTATTTTTCTTTATTATTGGAAGGGCTAATTCCAAAATTTGTTTACCCTTATTAGTTAATTTCAAATTTTTTTTTCTTCGGTCTTCTTTATTTTCTTCACGAAGTAAGAATTCTCTTTTTACCAAGAGTTCTGTCATACGAGTTATAGAAGCAACATCCTTAAATAAGAGTTCTGCTAATTTCACTTGGCTTGTATTAGGTCTTTGGTCTATTTGAATCAATAGTAGAATTTGGTTGATAGTTATAGAGTAGCCGAGTTCATTTAAATTGTTTTGCGCCATTGTTCGATATTGCTTAATGGTTTTTTCTATTTGGTAGAAAATAGTGTTTTCTGGATTTTGAAAGTTTTTCATATAACTAATTGATGTAAATATTATTGATATATCAAATATATGAATAAATTTTTATATGTAATTTCTTTTGAAGTTTTAAGTCAGAAAAACAGTCGCTCAATTTATCAATTTTCTGTACTTATATTTTTTTTGGTCTCTTTTTATTCTTTGGGGATATCTCGGATCAAATTGGGTTCTTCGTCACTTTTGGTGAAAAAATCATTAATTATTTACACGATCTAATCGAGTGGGACATACCCTTTTCCGTTTTGGGACTCCAGCCCAATCTTTTCAAGTAATTTATATATAGTTGTGGCTGTAAATTCGGTTTTATATTCTTTATTGATCCATTTTAAAAGTAAAGGCCCTGTCCATCGCTTGGATGTGTACCCATATTCAGATGGAGCGGTATTCAAAATAGTCTGCCGAATATGATCTAATTCTTTTTTGTTTAAGCTAGCTTTTCTAC
It encodes:
- a CDS encoding PAS domain-containing sensor histidine kinase; the protein is MPSASNPINSNLETEIHFNLEQFFNLTPNVVCIADYNGILKKVNPAFSNLLGYSMDELINSPVSNFIYSEDKLNTSRFRDNLKEKNPVLSFENRYLTKNGEIIWLSWTSVSEPESQLIYAIAKDITHVKKLEEERNLLLIDLAKLNADLKKFTYSTSHDLRSPVNNLLSIFNLLDLSKIDDEQTLEYIELLNSSTIQMKNTLNKYVDAVSQEKKINIQLEDLNLENTLNVVVNSINTLIQKSNTKINVDFSEAPEVSFSSFYLQSILLNLISNSIKYSNPRVCPEISVKTIKVSNGVQLRFSDNGIGFDMEKVGGSIFELHQSFHDNSDSKGIGLYLVKSHLESLGGKIAVTSKVNIGTTFMLTFKN
- a CDS encoding NupC/NupG family nucleoside CNT transporter encodes the protein MKKYWCCLFFVLFGIITAHSQTISKSWTFQSAKDTTQALSGFNTEDKMTLEDGRFTINSEEGVKAQGDYLYQNNLLVFFYNQPTGDSIKKFRIAELTQESLQLSDNSNTYTFSETPLLIEEVIPVNTDKQMIPSAGISFNSVARGVLGMVSLLLIAFLFSSSRRAINWKTVAIGLAAQLLLAIGVLKITFVKNIFEFVGGIFVLILDFTRAGSEFLLGGMMDVDSFGFIFLFQVLPTIIFFSALTSVLFYLGIIQIVVKGMAKVLTRIMGISGAESLSVAGNIFLGQTEAPLMIKAYLERMNRSEMLLVMIGGMATVAGGVLAAYIGFLGGDDPELRLQFAKHLLAASVMAAPGAIVISKILYPQVEAINTNVEVSSEKIGSNILDAIANGTTEGLKLAANVAAMLLVFIAFIAMINYLLGWLGGITSLNTLMADHTPYDKFSLESILGTVFAPLMWLIGVAKEDMMLMGQLLGIKLVASEFVGYIQLADLKNPMNALSLNYEKSVIMATYMLCGFANFASIGIQIGGIGSLAPGQRKVLSEFGMKALLGGTIASLLSATIAGMIIG
- a CDS encoding bifunctional nuclease family protein: MSLIRLNIKGISYSQTQNGAYALILSEVGGDRKLPIVIGAFEAQSIAIALEKEIKPPRPLTHDLFKNFCDRYAITIKQVIIHKLVDGVFYSSLICEREKVEEVIDARTSDAIALALRFNAPIFTYKNILDKAGIFLKGESGSLTPSTAKEQAQVDDILAENIEPEGTDYKKVSLVELEDLLTQAVKNEDYEKAARIRDEISKRK
- a CDS encoding IS982 family transposase yields the protein MISNDKVTGIFFDIDEFCKVCEPAFTQKLLEDGKKRRKRTFTMSMGEILTITVIFQLSGHRTFKHFYLFYVQKHVKAEFPDTVSYNRFTELMQANMLPLVLFMKTCCLGECTGISFIDSTPVRVCKNKRIGSNKVFEGIATTAKSTVGWFHGFKLHIIVNDKGEILNFVITQGNVDDREPLKEGNILKEVFGSLYADKGYISKNLAAMLFDDGLHLVTGIRNNMKNVLMTMRDKILLGKRSVIGTINDQLKNICHAEHSRHRSFGNFITNLVASLIAYSFQEKKPGIKFEEQPHVGSQLALFC
- a CDS encoding serine hydrolase domain-containing protein; protein product: MKNIIIAFLCVGILYSCKTTVNTNSKYSEKVKEVKVLLDSTELGKNFNGTILIADGKNILIQKAYGFNESNKETNALNTKYDLASMGKMFTAVSIMQLNEKDKITLDKTIGELLPDYPNDEAKSITIQQLLTHTSGLGDFFSPEFDENKDSIKNLADFLPFFINDPLEFKPGERMRYSNAGYIVLGLIIEKITGKNYSAYLTKNVFTPANMPSTGPLLSSAGGGNSTVEDLQKFALAFQNSELVNKESFSSMITNNFNNNYGYGMSLRDLNGTKIYGHNGGAPGISGELDMVVGEPLIIITMSNRSPNDGWAQVRTHIRKVFFGNTPEIEQFLNTEQVIKTYNEQGFEKASKKLTELGNNIIDRNTFEYAEKYATQGQTDKAIDLLKLMVQAYPDQWYPYSFLADFQVQAGQNEEAIKNYKKSLELNPENEQALEQLKKLE
- a CDS encoding MarR family winged helix-turn-helix transcriptional regulator; amino-acid sequence: MKNFQNPENTIFYQIEKTIKQYRTMAQNNLNELGYSITINQILLLIQIDQRPNTSQVKLAELLFKDVASITRMTELLVKREFLLREENKEDRRKKNLKLTNKGKQILELALPIIKKNRETASENLNEQEKEDLLNTLNKIILNTSK
- a CDS encoding YihY/virulence factor BrkB family protein; the protein is MDQSQKIRKYQGEDAKWPYEIPLTGWIDIIKRSFHEMKADNVQIVAAGVAFYFFLSIFPTIIAAISVYSLVLEPDQIREQISKLSLILPEQSFEMIKDFLEPIIEKSKKEFGWGLAISVLVSIWSANQGTSALLTSALNFLKKHKALESIVLLPTDTG
- the tnpA gene encoding IS200/IS605 family transposase, with the protein product MPDQRTNGHSVSRLTAYIVWSTKYRYDVLGDIQIRCRTLLLEICESEDVLILKGVVSQDHVHMHVEYRPSLSMSTLVKRMKGRSSRKLQQEFPELKKRYWGRHFWGIGYGCWSTGNITDEMVNEYLEHHRKPNDGDGTNFIIEK